A single genomic interval of Aureliella helgolandensis harbors:
- a CDS encoding sugar phosphate isomerase/epimerase family protein — MQRRSFMLNGSLLLALAASSPCLAIPPFKRAKPGRMRLSLAAYSMRQYLQPKPDEPHKMDLFDFVDYCREQGLDGAELTSYYFPEDVDNDYLVRLKQHCHVTGITITGGAIRNDFCSNDPEKLEASLAHTRQWVDRYAILGAPAIRVFAGNQPKDEELSVTLERCAKTCQKACDYAASKGVFLALENHGGVTAHAKDLLEIVRQVESPALGINFDSGNFRSAADPYSELVKIAPYAVNAQIKVEMHIDGKTVPADLSRIVQILQDSGYSGWVALEYEAQENPLEAIPKWLGELRQRLS; from the coding sequence ATGCAGCGTCGAAGTTTCATGCTTAACGGTTCGCTCCTCCTGGCGTTAGCTGCGTCCAGTCCCTGCTTGGCCATTCCTCCCTTTAAGCGAGCGAAGCCAGGCCGAATGCGACTGAGTTTGGCAGCTTATTCCATGCGGCAGTATCTCCAGCCCAAGCCTGACGAGCCGCATAAAATGGACTTGTTCGACTTCGTCGACTATTGTCGCGAACAGGGGTTGGATGGCGCCGAGCTTACGAGCTACTACTTCCCAGAAGACGTGGATAACGACTACCTCGTGCGACTCAAGCAACATTGTCATGTGACGGGTATCACCATCACCGGTGGAGCAATTCGCAATGACTTCTGCAGCAACGACCCCGAAAAACTCGAAGCCAGTTTGGCCCACACTCGGCAATGGGTCGATCGCTATGCAATCCTGGGTGCACCGGCCATTCGCGTGTTCGCTGGCAATCAGCCCAAAGACGAAGAGTTGTCGGTCACGCTCGAGCGATGTGCGAAGACTTGCCAAAAGGCCTGCGACTACGCGGCCAGTAAAGGCGTTTTCTTGGCCTTGGAGAATCACGGCGGAGTCACCGCACACGCCAAAGATCTGCTTGAGATCGTTCGACAAGTCGAATCACCCGCACTGGGCATCAACTTTGACTCGGGCAATTTCCGCAGCGCTGCCGATCCCTATTCCGAATTGGTGAAAATTGCTCCGTATGCGGTCAACGCGCAGATCAAAGTCGAAATGCACATTGATGGCAAGACGGTGCCCGCCGATCTATCGCGAATCGTCCAGATTCTGCAAGACTCCGGTTACAGTGGATGGGTCGCTCTGGAATACGAAGCCCAAGAGAACCCCTTGGAAGCGATTCCCAAATGGTTGGGAGAACTCCGGCAGCGACTCTCCTAA
- a CDS encoding ThuA domain-containing protein, producing MPSHRHPRFLAAAAILAIGLCSVSLSIGQNLSAAEPVKILLITGGCCHDYDYQSKTIQEAFKQHKIDVEWKVVQEGGNGTEAEIKLYQDPKWADGFDVVIHNECFANTTSEEYIKQITEAHKNGVNGVVIHCAMHTYRAAEFDDWREFLGVTSRKHEHQSNYPVKVVERDHPIMKGFPNDWVTPKDELYIIETLWPNAKPLATSISEQTGSSNPCFWVNEYGKSRVFGTTYGHSNETFADKTFQQALVRGTLWAAGKLHD from the coding sequence ATGCCATCCCATCGACACCCTCGCTTCCTGGCCGCCGCAGCAATTCTGGCCATTGGCCTATGTTCTGTCAGCCTCAGTATCGGGCAAAACTTATCAGCAGCAGAGCCTGTCAAGATCCTCCTCATCACCGGTGGCTGTTGCCACGATTATGATTATCAATCGAAAACAATTCAGGAAGCCTTCAAACAACACAAGATCGATGTGGAGTGGAAGGTTGTCCAAGAAGGGGGCAACGGCACGGAAGCAGAAATCAAACTCTACCAAGATCCCAAGTGGGCGGACGGATTTGATGTAGTGATCCACAACGAATGCTTCGCCAATACCACCAGCGAAGAATACATCAAGCAAATCACGGAAGCTCACAAGAATGGAGTCAATGGCGTGGTCATCCACTGCGCCATGCACACCTATCGCGCTGCCGAGTTTGACGACTGGCGTGAATTCCTAGGCGTGACCAGTCGCAAGCATGAACACCAATCCAACTATCCGGTGAAAGTGGTTGAACGCGACCATCCGATCATGAAGGGCTTTCCCAATGACTGGGTAACCCCCAAGGATGAGCTCTATATCATCGAAACGCTATGGCCCAACGCCAAGCCGCTAGCCACCTCGATCAGCGAGCAAACCGGCAGTTCCAATCCATGCTTCTGGGTGAACGAGTACGGCAAGTCGCGCGTGTTCGGAACCACCTATGGCCACAGCAACGAGACCTTTGCCGACAAAACGTTCCAGCAGGCCTTAGTGCGCGGCACTCTGTGGGCCGCCGGCAAATTGCATGACTAA